Within Sorghum bicolor cultivar BTx623 chromosome 2, Sorghum_bicolor_NCBIv3, whole genome shotgun sequence, the genomic segment ATTTGTGAACTCTCTCCATAGATATGATCAAATGAATTTGCATACAGGGTTAAAACATATTAGGAGAGCCACCCACATTTAATTATAAACCTTTTTTTAGACTATCTTTTTGTATATAAGTTGAAGATATGTCAACACATCTATAGCGGACCATCATGTAGTAGTTGTTGGTTTATGATTTTCTTTTCCGAAGATATGGTTGTATGACTTAAATTCCATGCATGCTTGCAGGTATATACTAGCTCTACTAATTATAGCATTGTTTCTTATAATATGTCTTTTAGTATCTTGCGTCTCTTTGTTATCCTTGATGTGCAAGCTCCAGAAAACAAATCCATACATGGAGAGTTTATACTGATATCTAGTCTACATTTTCTTAAACATTACTTGTGTGTCGTTCAATTCTAAGCAATAGATTTGATAGGGAATAGGAATTCCAATAACTAATGATAGTTCCATGTAATTTTTTTGGTGAAATGATGCTATCACTACTGACTACATATTGTTGTCTACAAGATATACTAATAACTGTTCTTGTTGATTGAGCATAAAgactatatatgtttacatgagGAGAACACATATTCCTACAAAACTatgagggcactcacaatgcagactctatcatagagtctaaagttatttattacctcgaacaatgtggacttggagtctaaataagacttggagtcttattttttctacctctttcttcaataaatatgctgccacatcagcaaaataccataaataatatgtaattaattgtcttggaatctgtaatagagtcttgcattgtgagtgtcctgACTATATGCATCTGTAACGAGAACATGTAGTGTAAGGTATATGTCAACTTAAACATTTCAGAACATAGGGGTAGCATTTCTAACATATCTACACCCTAGCCTAGCTAGTCATGCAAAAGCGATGGTATAGAAGCACATCCTAAATGACGGCTCTGGATCGTGTCCCATTGCACGAACATCGCATGTTCCAATCACATAGGGTTAGTATCGTAGCTAATAAAATATGTTACCGCATTGAGGTGAGCAAACTTGTTATGACGACGACATTGGTAGGTAAAACAAAGCTGGTTTCAacccgtttgtatttaatactcCCTCGGTCTCAATGTAAATCAACTTCTAGAGTTGTGTTAGTTGATATAGTCTCGTGGCATTTGTTTCTAATATTACCACATCATGCAAAATAAAATGAAACTTGGATCAAATGTTCATTCTCAATACATAGTTCATTTTATTGCTTCATGTAGAGTTGGTAGTCGTGCCAAAAGAGTCTCATCTAGATAAAACTCACTTCTTTTGTCTCTTCTTAAAACCATTCCCATGTCATAAAAATAGTTATGCGGTAGCCTATTAAATGCATATAAAACTCACATAACACTCCCAACTGAGACTAGCCAAAGTCAAACTATATttactttgactaaatttatagaaaaaagtaaaaaacaatatttatgacaccaaaGTAGTAGCACTAGATATACATATCGCCATGAATGCAATTATATGGTGTTACAGATATTGTTACCCTTTCCTACcaagttggtcaaacttaagataattTGAGTTTAGGTGATTCTTGAAATTGATTGCTAGCTTGTGGCGGCTGTGTGACTTGCATTGTGTCTGCAACCTGGCCTGCAGACGACGATGATATGATGATAAACTAAACTAAATTAAATTATAAATTAAATGTGCCACAACAGCTAACTATGGCCATGGTCATATGGTCAGACGAAGGATATCCAGAATGCTGCGATTGCAGGCCGAGGATACACTGAAActgaaaacaattaattaagcCGATGGCACCCTACAACGCTGCACTTGACGCGGCGCAGCCCTTGTACATGTATCCTTCTCCTCCccctatatatacatatatatatatatatatatatacctgctGGGCTGGCTCTTGCTGCATTGGTCGCCGCCGCTTCCTTTGGGTGCTGCCTGctatatctatctatctctcCATCTATCTGTCTTACAAAGTCAGAAGAACAAGCAGCACCTGCCACCTACACAAACGACATTCTCTCGATCTGCAGGTCTCTGTTAGACTGCTACTGCATATATACACCTGCCATCCATCCGATCAGATTCCGGCCGAGGTCAGCTATCCAGAAAACAAACAAACATGGTGATCCATCCTCTGCTGACTCGGAGCAACCTCGTCCGTCGTCATCTCTGAACAAGAGAAGAGGCTGACGATTCATTCGCAATCATCCCAAGTTCAGTCCCGGGCCATTATCGATCGATCGACCTGCAGGCTCCTCCAAGAAAAGCCTGATTGCTGCATCGATCAGGGATGGCTGTAAGTGTCATATATATTCGCACGCGTTTCCATTCCATTATCGATTCGTTTACAATACCTACTCTATTCCCTCGATATGATATGCATGTAAATCGATGCGCAGGAGGGTAGCTGGACTCCGACTGCTGAGCTGCCTCTGCAACAGGGGACACCGGGTGGCGAGGTGGAGGAGCATGGCGGCGgcagtgctgctgctgctgcagcgacgacggcgacggcggcggcgacgacggacGGGTCGGTGGGCTGGAACGGCAAGCCGTGCCGCAGAGACAGGTCAGGCGGATGGTTCGCCGGCTTCCTCATGCTCGGTAAGTCAACGCGTAACGGTAGATTAGCAGGTGTACTGCTTCATTAGTTATCTTTCACACAGTTTTAATTACTGAGACTGACAGTATGGTGATGGGAAACTGACGAACCCTCCTGTGTTGTGGCAGCCAACCAGGCGCTGGTGACGTTCGCGGTCAACTGCGTGGGGATCAACCTGGTGACGTTCATGTCGGTGGTGATGCGGCTGGACAACGCCAACGCCGCCAACAAGGCGTCCAACTGGAACGGCACCACCTACGTCTTCTCCATCATCGGCGCCATCGTCAGCGACTCCTACTGGGGCAGATACAAGGCCTGCACCATCTTCCAGCTCATCTTCGTCGCTGTACGTACCATACGTCGTCGTAGTAGTTTGCATTCTCTGCTACCTGTCATGTCATACACACATGCATGGATATGGCTGCTGCATGCTGACACTGTACACTACTGTACTGTACATCATCAGGGACTGGTGGAGCTGGCCGTGGCCTGCCACGTGTTCCTGGACAAGTCGTGCCACTTCGGCGACGGCGGGGGCCGGCAGGAGCACTGCAAGCCGCCGACGACGGTGCAGGCCGCCGTCTTCTACATCTCCATCTACCAGATCGCGCTGGGGAACGGGGCGTACCAGCCGGCGGTGACCACGTTCGGCGCCGACCAGTTCGACGAGACCGACGCCCGGGAGCGGAAATCCAAGTCCGCCTTCTTCGGCTACTTCTTCGTCGCCAACAACCTCGGCGGCATCCTCGCCGTCACCGCGCTGGCCTACATGGAGGACAAGGGCGAGTGGGTGCAGGCGTTCTGgatcgccaccgccgccgccctgcTCGGGTACCTCCTCTTCGCCGTCGGGACGCTCAGGTACAGGCACTTCCTCGCCACCGGCAACGCCCTCGTCAGCGTCTGCCAGGTCGTTGTCGCCGCCGTAAGGAACAGGCGTGTCAGAGCTCCGGTGAGAGAGCAAGATCTGTACGACCCCGACGCTGCCGATGGAGGTCACGTCGAGACGGGGGTCAGGAAGATGGTGCACACACCAGAGTACAGGTACATACTATATATGACTGCAGAtcaagtttatatatatatttatatatatacatatatatatgtttcaTTCTTCTCTTGGTTTTCAATCATCGATCAGGTGTTTGGACAAGGCAGCGGTGATTAAAGATCCAGCATCTGGCCTCCAACTCCAAGTGCGACCAGCAGATCATGAGCCCAATCCATGGAGGCTCTGCACAATAAAGCAAGTGGAAGAACTCAAGTGCATCCTGCGGCTAGTCCCAATCTGGCTCTGCAGCATCCTCTTCTCCACGTCCTACTCGCAGATGACGTCGGTGTTCATCGAGCAGGCGCAGGCCATGGACGACTCCCTGTGGAAGCTCACCATCCCTCCCGCCGGCATGGACGTCTTCGAGATACTGGGCGTCACGGCCTTCGTCTTCATCTACCGCTTCTGCATCGTCAAGGTCATGACCAAGGTATCGCACGAGCCGACGGAGCTCCAGAGGATGGGGACGGGGCTCGTCATCTCCACCGCCGCCATGATCACCTCCGGCGTGGTGGAGCAGCAGAGGCTGATGCGCGCCACGggaggcgtcggcgtcggcgtcgacgCGTCCAGCACTCTCAGCATCCTCTGGCAGATCCCGCAGTACCTGCTGATCGGAGCCTCCGAGGTGTTCATGTATGTCACCATGACGGAGTTCTTCAACGACCAGCTCCCGGAAGGCCTGAGGAGCCTCGGCAGCGCCATGAGCGTCGCCTCCATGTCGGCCGGGAGCTTCGCGAGCAGCCTTCTTGTCACTCTGGTGATGACCATCACCTGTAGAGGTGGCCGGCCTGGATGGATACCTCAGGATCTCAACAAGGGTCATGTGGACTGGTTCTTCTACCTCATAGCAGCGCTTAATGCCGTGGATCTCTTGGCGTTCGTGGTGTTTGCCAAGAGGTATAGGCCGGCTCCGGTGGTCATACATGGAGCAGATGAAAATGGAAATGGTGTCGAGAAGGGCCAAGATGGGGAGGAATGCATTTGAATATGTTTATGTCAAGGGAGTCAGGTTATTAGTTAAttaaattaggccttgtttggatgcactCTAATCCACCCTAATTCTCGCAAACCACTGTGGAATTGTGGATTGGACTGCATTCAAACGAGACCTTAGTTAGATGTCATTTGGCTTTCGTTTTTCTTGCAGGGTTGCAGTTGTTATAGCCCACTCTTCTAGCTAGCATGCATGGTTGCTTGTACCAGAGTCATGTAGTCCTGCATGGATGGTCCTATTTAATTGTTAAAACTGTTGACAAGAATAATTTGCTTGCACAAACACATGCACTGCTACTATAAAGGCATGGTGACCAAAGATATCTCGACAATGCTTGAGGTCTTCGTGACCTTCCAATGAAGGCATGGTGGCCTTCCAGATGGCGACCATCAGTTCGCGGTGTGGAGTGGCATCGTATTAGTGTGTGGGGAATGAggagacccccccccccccctcccttaTGTGGAGAAACTCCATTGTATACAGAGTCCAAGTGTGATCGAAAGAGCCAGGTGACGGTAGTGAAACTTCGTGACTCATGGCACTTTGTCTTTGGTTGGTGGATGACTTGTTTGGTGAATCCAACACCATGATCGGGAGAGACTTAGTGACAGGGAGCATACCTCTGTGGAGCTTCAATGTTGACTAGGGTTGCTATTTGACAATCGAGATATGGGATATATCATCGTCAAGAGTTTGCCCTCTCTACCTTAAGATCCTTACTTACCATGTTTATTGCTTTTGCTTTGCTTGTATGACCTCTACCATACTAGATTAGCTATAGGCAAGTTGATAGGATTGTCTCGAAGTTGCAAAACGCTTTTGGGTTGAGCACAAGTTAGAGCACACTAGAAGTGCATATCTTGGTAGAATAGTTTATGGTTTTTGCTAGCGGTGGTATAAATTGAGCCCTAGGATTTAAGTTTGAAATTAGTCACCGAATTCAAATCCCCTCCCTCTTGGGTTCTCACGGGACCTTTCACTCCTTTGTGATACTTGGCTCAAGAAAGGTCAATAGCTTTCAATTCAGGTCCTCAACTGCCTTGCGTTCAAAATTGGGGTCGCATTCCTCTTGTGCATTGCAACCTAGCTTCCAAGTTTTTTCATCAAAACAATCCTTTTTAGACTAGCATCAAGTTTCTTTCGTCCTTATGCCCTATGCTTTGATGTGAAATTGCAGAAGCCGCAACATTATCCTTATGCTCTTACTAACTATAGTGGGGTCTCAAGTGGTTTGTAACTGATCTAAGGAGATAGGTTTTGTTTGAATTATACATAGCTTCCAATCCAGTgcttagctagctagctagctaattgTGAAACAGTAGCAGTCCGGCTACAAACCGACTGACTTATTATATTACATCCTTCAAGCCATAATGTGTAGGCCTAACCTAAGCCAGACATGACCAATTAACGGGCATGCAGCTTGGGTTGCAGACTCATCCAAGCCTCCAAGAGTCCAAGGCCATAGAATTGCATTGGGTCCAATCCATGAAATGGAATCTACAATGTTTGGTTTGTGCTCAACTTAGCAGCATGGGAGGCAATATAAGC encodes:
- the LOC8054415 gene encoding protein NRT1/ PTR FAMILY 7.3 produces the protein TAAATTDGSVGWNGKPCRRDRSGGWFAGFLMLANQALVTFAVNCVGINLVTFMSVVMRLDNANAANKASNWNGTTYVFSIIGAIVSDSYWGRYKACTIFQLIFVAGLVELAVACHVFLDKSCHFGDGGGRQEHCKPPTTVQAAVFYISIYQIALGNGAYQPAVTTFGADQFDETDARERKSKSAFFGYFFVANNLGGILAVTALAYMEDKGEWVQAFWIATAAALLGYLLFAVGTLRYRHFLATGNALVSVCQVVVAAVRNRRVRAPVREQDLYDPDAADGGHVETGVRKMVHTPEYRCLDKAAVIKDPASGLQLQVRPADHEPNPWRLCTIKQVEELKCILRLVPIWLCSILFSTSYSQMTSVFIEQAQAMDDSLWKLTIPPAGMDVFEILGVTAFVFIYRFCIVKVMTKVSHEPTELQRMGTGLVISTAAMITSGVVEQQRLMRATGGVGVGVDASSTLSILWQIPQYLLIGASEVFMYVTMTEFFNDQLPEGLRSLGSAMSVASMSAGSFASSLLVTLVMTITCRGGRPGWIPQDLNKGHVDWFFYLIAALNAVDLLAFVVFAKRYRPAPVVIHGADENGNGVEKGQDGEECI